From Mus musculus strain C57BL/6J chromosome 8, GRCm38.p6 C57BL/6J, a single genomic window includes:
- the Pkd1l3 gene encoding polycystic kidney disease protein 1-like 3 isoform b precursor (isoform b precursor is encoded by transcript variant 2) — MLLQRRSWLWLYIRIGVILGDILGRKPSIREQHGGNSCYQLNRLFCDFQEADNYCHAQRGRLAHTWNPKLRGFLKSFLNEETVWWVRGNLTLPGSHPGINQTGGDDVLRNQKPGECPSVVTHSNAVFSRWNLCIEKHHFICQAAAFPPQGASIWRNEFGPGPLLPMKRRGAETERHMIPGNGPPLAMCHQPAPPELFETLCFPIDPASSAPPKATHRMTITSLTGRPQVTSDTLASSSPPQGTSDTPASSSPPQVTSATSASSSPPQGTSDTPASSSPPQVTSATSASSSPPQGTSDTPASSSPPQVTSATSASSSPPQGTSDTPASSSPPQVTSATSASSSPPQGTSDTPASSSPPQGTLDTPSSSSPPQGTSDTPASSSPPQGTSETPASNSPPQGTSETPGFSSPPQVTTATLVSSSPPQVTSETPASSSPTQVTSETPASSSPTQVTSDTPASNSPPQGTSDTPGFSSPTQVTTATLVSSSPPQVTSDTPASSSPPQVTSDTPASSSPPQVTSETPASSSPPQVTSDTSASISPPQVISDTPASSSPPQVTSETPASSSPTNMTSDTPASSSPTNMTSDTPASSSPTNMTSDTPASSSPPWPVITEVTRPESTIPAGRSLANITSKAQEDSPLGVISTHPQMSFQSSTSQALDETAGERVPTIPDFQAHSEFQKACAILQRLRDFLPTSPTSAQVSVANLLIDLSEQLLVLPFQKNNSWSSQTPAVSCPFQPLGRLTTTEKSSHQMAQQDMEQVEDMLETSLMALGEIHRAFCQQSLCPQSAVTLASPSATLMLSSQNVSTLPLSTYTLGEPAPLTLGFPSAEALKELLNKHPGVNLQVTGLAFNPFKTLDDKNIVGSIGNVQLSSAYQSIRVHDLIEDIEIMLWRNASMETQPTSLNTSTDHFTISVNITSLEKTLIVTIEPESPLLMTLHLGFQDQLAHTHFYLNISLPRDQVWQKDEEYTWVLTPENLWYGTGTYYIMAVENKSTEAAQHTPVLVSVVTAVTQCYFWDRYNRTWKSDGCQVGPKSTILKTQCLCDHLTFFSSDFFIVPRTVDVENTIKLLLHVTNNPVGVSLLSSLLGFYILLAMWASRKDREDMQKVKVTVLADNDPSSASHYLIQVYTGYRRRAATTAKVVITLYGSEGHSEPHHLCDPEKTVFERGALDVFLLSTGSWLGDLHGLRLWHDNSGDSPSWYVSQVIVSDMTTRKKWHFQCNCWLAVDLGNCERDRVFTPASRSELSSFRHLFSSTIVEKFTQDYLWLSVATRHPWNQFTRVQRLSCCMALLLCDMVINIMFWKMGGTTAKRGTEQLGPLAVTLSELLVSIQTSIILFPIHLIFGRLFQLIHPPEALPQLPFIQAAWPPALVCESPSLTQVVKELKETVGFLLRRNTQLLSECEPSSCSSCDINKLAKLLSGLIYCHLEDEGCHQQTESHWEDAVSENHYHFCRYLLQLLRRLKAHLEALGATQDHQSCDFSEAVSQLQNLQELLETQTLRRGPGPCRHSTSFPILSPGEGKKPMSFCLFRWLKCSCWLLLGVISLASAFFITLYSLELDKDQATSWVISMMLSVLQDIFISQPIKVIFLTLLFSLMANHMPWLNKDKEQHARRIVALWAKCPWSAPGLRDKNNPIYTAPAMNNLAKPTRKAWKKQLSKLTGGTLVQILFLTLLMTTVYSAKDSSRFFLHRAIWKRFSHRFSEIKTVEDFYPWANGTLLPNLYGDYRGFITDGNSFLLGNVLIRQTRIPNDIFFPGSLHKQMKSPPQHQEDRENYGAGWVPPDTNITKVDSIWHYQNQESLGGYPIQGELATYSGGGYVVRLGRNHSAATRVLQHLEQRRWLDHCTKALFVEFTVFNANVNLLCAVTLILESSGVGTFLTSLQLDSLTSLQSSERGFAWIVSQVVYYLLVCYYAFIQGCRLKRQRLAFFTRKRNLLDTSIVLISFSILGLSMQSLSLLHKKMQQYHCDRDRFISFYEALRVNSAVTHLRGFLLLFATVRVWDLLRHHAQLQVINKTLSKAWDEVLGFILIIVVLLSSYAMTFNLLFGWSISDYQSFFRSIVTVVGLLMGTSKHKEVIALYPILGSLLVLSSIILMGLVIINLFVSAILIAFGKERKACEKEATLTDMLLQKLSSLLGIRLHQNPSEEHADNTGY, encoded by the exons GAAATGGCCCCCCGTTAGCCATGTGTCACCAACCCGCTCCTCCTGAGCTT TTTGAGACATTGTGCTTTCCCATTGACCCAGCTTCTTCAGCACCTCCAAAAGCCACACACAGGATGACAATCACATCCCTAACTGGAAGGCCACAGGTGACATCAGACACACTTGCATCCAGCAGCCCACCACAGGGGACATCAGACACACCTGCATCCAGCAGCCCACCACAGGTGACATCAGCCACATCTGCATCTAGCAGCCCACCACAGGGGACATCAGACACACCTGCATCCAGCAGCCCACCACAGGTGACATCAGCCACATCTGCATCTAGCAGCCCACCACAGGGGACATCAGACACACCTGCATCCAGCAGCCCACCACAGGTGACATCAGCCACATCTGCATCTAGCAGCCCACCACAGGGGACATCAGACACACCTGCATCCAGCAGCCCACCACAGGTGACATCAGCCACATCTGCATCTAGCAGCCCACCACAGGGGACATCAGACACACCTGCATCCAGCAGCCCACCACAGGGGACATTAGACACACCTTCATCTAGCAGCCCACCACAGGGGACATCAGACACACCTGCATCCAGCAGCCCACCACAGGGGACATCAGAGACACCTGCATCCAACAGCCCACCACAGGGGACATCAGAGACACCTGGATTCAGCAGCCCACCACAGGTGACAACAGCCACACTTGTATCCAGCAGCCCACCACAGGTGACATCAGAGACACCTGCATCCAGCAGCCCAACACAGGTGACATCAGAGACACCTGCATCCAGCAGCCCAACACAGGTGACATCAGACACACCTGCATCCAATAGCCCACCACAGGGGACATCAGACACACCTGGATTCAGCAGCccaacacaggtgacaacagcCACACTTGTATCCAGCAGCCCACCACAGGTGACATCAGACACACCTGCATCCAGCAGCCCACCACAGGTGACATCAGACACACCTGCATCCAGCAGCCCACCACAGGTGACATCAGAGACACCTGCATCCAGCAGCCCACCACAGGTGACATCAGACACATCTGCATCCATCAGCCCACCACAGGTAATATCAGACACACCTGCATCCAGCAGCCCACCACAGGTGACATCAGAGACACCTGCATCCAGCAGCCCAACAAACATGACATCAGACACACCTGCATCCAGCAGCCCAACAAACATGACATCAGACACACCTGCATCCAGCAGCCCAACAAACATGACATCAGACACACCTGCATCCAGCAGCCCACCATGGCCTGTTATAACAGAGGTCACCAGGCCTGAATCCACAATACCTGCTGGAAGATCTTTGGCAAACATCACTTCAAAGGCACAGGAAGACTCTCCCCTGGGAGTCATCTCTACCCATCCACAGATGTCATTTCAGAGTTCAACCAGTCAG GCCTTGGATGAGACAGCAGGGGAACGGGTCCCAACAATTCCTGATTTCCAAGCCCACAGTGAATTCCAGAAAGCTTGTGCCATCCTCCAGAGACTGAGAGACTTCCTGCCGACTTCTCCCACATCAGCTCAG GTCAGTGTGGCCAATTTACTCATTGACCTGAGTGAGCAGTTGCTGGTGCTCCCGTTTCAGAAGAACAACAGTTGGAGCTCTCAAACTCCAGCAGTCAGCTGCCCCTTCCAGCCTCTTGGACGTCTAACAACAACGGAAAAAAGCAGTCATCAGATGGCTCAGCAAGACATGGAACAG GTTGAAGACATGCTGGAGACATCCCTGATGGCCCTGGGGGAGATCCACAGAGCATTTTGCCAGCAGAGTCTGTGCCCTCAGTCAGCAGTGACCCTGGCCTCTCCCTCTGCTACTCTGATGTTGAGCAG CCAAAATGTGTCAACGTTGCCCCTGAGCACCTACACTTTGGGTGAGCCTGCACCCTTGACTTTGGGCTTCCCGTCAGCAGAAGCTCTGAAGGAGCTCTTGAACAAACACCCAGGCGTGAACCTTCAA GTGACAGGTCTGGCTTTCAACCCTTTTAAGACTTTGGATGACAAGAACATTGTTGGAAGCATTGGAAATGTGCAGCTGAGCTCTGCTTATCAGTCGATCAGAGTCCACGACTTAATAGAAGATATTGAG ATCATGCTCTGGAGAAATGCCAGCATGGAGACCCAGCCCACCAGCCTCAACACAAGTACAGACCATTTCACAATCTCTGTGAACATCACTTCCTTGGAGAAGACCCTCATTGTGACCATCGAGCCTGAAAGTCCCCTCCTAATGACGCTCCACTTGGGCTTCCAGGACCAGCTGGCCCACACTCACTTCTATCTCAACATCAGCCTGCCAAGGGACCAAGTGTGGCAGAAAG ATGAGGAGTACACGTGGGTGCTGACACCAGAGAACCTGTGGTACGGGACTGGCACCTACTACATAATGGCTGTGGAGAATAAAAGTACAGAGGCGGCACAGCACACACCCGTCCTGGTCTCAGTGGTCACAGCTGTCACCCAGTGCTATTTCTGGGACCGATACAATAGGACATGGAAGAGCGATGGATGCCAA GTGGGGCCGAAGAGCACCATTTTAAAGACACAGTGTCTCTGTGACCACCTGACCTTCTTCAGCAGCGACTTCTTCATCGTGCCGAGGACGGTGGATGTAGAAAACACCATCAAACTGCTTCTTCATGTGACCAACAACCCTGTCGGGGTGTCATTGCTGTCCAGCCTCCTAGGATTCTATATCCTCTTAGCCATGTGGGCTTCCAGAAAGGATCGAGAAGATATGCAGAAG GTGAAGGTAACAGTCCTGGCTGACAATGACCCCAGCTCTGCATCCCACTACCTTATCCAGGTCTACACTGGCTATCGGAGGAGGGCTGCTACCACCGCCAAG GTCGTTATCACTCTCTATGGCTCAGAGGGGCACAGTGAGCCCCACCACCTTTGTGACCCTGAGAAGACAGTTTTTGAGCGTGGAGCACTGgatgttttccttctttccaccGGATCCTGGCTGGGGGACCTGCATGGCCTTCGGCTGTGGCATGACAATTCTGGCGACAGCCCTTCTTG GTATGTAAGCCAGGTGATCGTCAGTGACATGACCACGAGGAAGAAATGGCATTTCCAGTGCAATTGTTGGCTGGCCGTGGACTTGGGCAACTGTGAGCGTGACAGGGTGTTCACACCAGCCTCCAGAAGCGAGCTCTCTTCCTTCAG ACACCTGTTCTCCTCCACAATCGTAGAAAAGTTCACCCAGGATTATCTGTGGCTCTCAGTTGCAACTCGACATCCCTGGAACCAGTTTACACGAGTCCAGAGGCTCTCCTGCTGCATGGCACTACTGCTCTGTGACATGGTCATCAATATTATGTTCTGGAAGATGGGTGGCACCACTGCCAAGAGGGGCACCGAACAAC TAGGTCCACTTGCTGTGACCTTGTCGGAGCTGCTCGTCAGCATCCAGACCTCCATCATCCTCTTCCCCATCCACCTCATCTTTGGGCGGCTCTTCCAGTTGATTCACCCACCAGAAGCTCTGCCCCAGCTTCCTTTCATCCAGGCTGCCTGGCCCCCTGCTCTTGTTTGTGAGTCCCCCTCTCTTACACAGGTGGTCAAG GAATTAAAGGAAACTGTGGGATTCCTGCTCAGGAGAAATACACAGCTGCTCTCGGAGTGTGAGCCGTCTTCGTGCAGTTCTTGTGACATTAACAAGCTGGCGAAGCTTTTATCCGGCCTCATTTACTGTCACTTAGAAGACGAAGGCTGTCACCAGCAGACAGAATCCCACTGGGAAGACG CAGTGTCTGAAAACCATTACCATTTCTGCCGCTACCTTCTCCAACTTCTGCGGAGACTGAAAGCGCATTTAGAGGCTCTTGGTGCTACCCAGGATCACCAGTCTTGTGATTTCTCAGAAGCAGTCAGCCAACTTCAAAACCTCCAGGAACTCCTGGAGACACAGACTCTCCGCAGAGGGCCAGGGCCATGCAG GCATTCCACCAGTTTCCCCATCCTCAGCCCAGGAGAAGGGAAGAAGCCCATGTCATTTTGCCTGTTCAGATGGTTGAAGTGCAGCTGCTGGCTCCTTCTTGGTGTCATCAGCCTGGCCTCGGCCTTTTTTATAACGCTCTATAGCTTGGAGTTGGACAAAGACCAAGCCACCAGCTGGGTTATTTCAATGATGCTGTCGGTACTACAAGACATCTTTATCAGCCAGCCGATAAAG GTCATCTTCCTGACATTGTTGTTCTCCCTGATGGCAAACCACATGCCGTGGCTTAACAAAGACAAGGAACAACACGCCCGGAGAATCGTAGCACTTTGGG CAAAGTGTCCTTGGTCGGCACCTGGCTTGAGAGACAAGAACAATCCCATCTACACTGCCCCAGCAATGAACAACCTAGCCAAGCCTACAAGGAAGGCCTGGAAGAAGCAGCTCTCCAAGCTGACGGGTGGTACTCTGG TGCAAATCCTCTTCCTGACCCTGCTGATGACTACCGTCTATTCTGCAAAGGACTCTAGTCGATTTTTCCTCCATCGAGCTATCTGGAAGAGGTTTTCTCACCGTTTCTCAGAAATCAAAACTGTAGAGGATTTCTACCCCTGGGCCAACGGCACCCTCCTTCCTAACCTATATGGGGATTACAGAG GATTTATTACTGACGGGAACTCCTTTCTTCTGGGCAATGTTTTGATCCGCCAGACTCGCATTCCTAATGACATATTCTTCCCAGGATCTCTCCACAAGCAAATGAAGTCGCCTCCCCAACATCAGGAGGACAGAGAGAACTATGGGGCTGGCTGGGTCCCCCCTGACACAAACATCACAAAAGTAGACAGTATTTGGCATTATCAGAATCAGGAGTCGCTGGGAGGCTATCCCATCCAAGGGGAGCTAGCCACTTACTCAGGAGGAGGCTATGTTGTGAGGCTTGGAAGAAACCACAGTGCGGCAACCAG GGTTCTGCAGCATCTGGAACAGAGGCGCTGGCTGGACCACTGCACAAAAGCCCTCTTTGTAGAATTCACGGTCTTCAATGCTAATGTGAATCTGCTCTGTGCGGTGACCCTCATCTTGGAATCCAGTGGTGTGG GGACTTTCCTCACCTCCCTGCAACTGGACAGTTTAACTTCCCTTCAGTCATCAGAGAGGGGCTTCGCCTGGATCGTCTCACAGGTCGTCTACTACCTTCTCGTCTGTTACTATGCCTTCATCCAG GGCTGTCGGCTGAAGCGGCAGAGGCTGGCGTTCTTCACTAGGAAAAGGAACCTCCTGGACACAAGCATCGTCCTCATTAGCTTCAGCATCCTGGGCCTCAGCATGCAGAGCCTCTCTCTACTTCACAAAAAGATGCAGCAGTACCACTGTGACCGGGACAG GTTCATCAGTTTCTACGAGGCACTGAGAGTGAACTCTGCAGTCACCCACCTCAGGGGCTTCCTGCTTCTCTTCGCAACTGTGCGGGTCTGGGACCTACTGCGACATCATGCCCAGTTACAGGTCATCAACAAGACACTGTCCAAAGCCTGGGACGAGGTGCTGGGCTTTATACTGATCATCGTGGTCCTGTTAAGCAGCTATGCCATGACT TTCAACCTGCTGTTTGGATGGAGCATCTCTGACTACCAGAGCTTCTTCAGATCTATAGTGACTGTTGTTGGCCTCTTGATGGGAACTTCAAAGCACAAGGAG GTTATTGCTCTATACCCAATCCTGGGCTCCCTTTTGGTTCTCAGTAGCATCATCTTGATGGGACTTGTGATCATTAATCTTTTTGTTTCTGCCATTCTCATTGCCtttgggaaagaaaggaaggcctGTGAG AAAGAAGCTACACTGACAGATATGTTACTACAAAAGCTCTCAAGTCTGTTAGGAATCCGCCTGCACCAGAATCCATCTGAGGAACACGCTGACAACACTGGGTATTGA